The segment CAATTCTGAAAGAAACCAAAACCTGCTGACTGCTGTTGATATGATTAGAAAGAAATCTGTGAGGTGAAACTGATTGGCAATATAACCATCAGAATAACGAAAGAAACGGACAACGCCACCAAAATATATTAagaacattttcagtgttttagtgTATATTTTTCCTTTCCAAACACTTATTTTCCTGTGGCTCTCTAGGGGTGTAAATGATAAGATGAACAGCATAGCTTTTTGAAGCTGTAGCTTTAACAGGCTACATTAATGCTTGATGATGGAAATGGGGGAAGAGAGGGCCAAACTGCTgatacacaaaacacagaaagggCTTAACATACATTCATTTGTGTATGAAAACAACTCATGAAGGCAAATGATCTGCACTAAATCACATCATGACTTTCTGAAGCATGGAAACACGCACACGCATTTAAGCAGTTAAATAAATTTCAACATCTTGAGAGCCCCTGGTCAACATTCATTCAGAGATCAATCAAAAAAAGTCAATTACATGCTTTTCTCATGTTGCACCCATGAAAGTTTTGATCAGTTTGCAATGTGCTATAGTTGAGTTTTAGAAATTGGTGGAATGTTCAGAACAAAACGTGACTGGGAAAGACaatgaaattataaaaattataacCCAGAACAATTATCTTCTCCTTACATGGCCCCATAGTCAAACATGTTTGGCCTAAccattacaaataaatacatcaaaAGAAAGGGGCAGATTATTAGATACCACCAATAATTGTACAGACATTGAAATCCCAAGAGCTCTGACTGGAGCCAAAATCCAAATatgttacagaaaaaaaaagaggctcAAAACAAAAGATATATATGACCGTTTGCAGGGTCTTTACAGGGATGCAGTATTCACACTGTTCACCTTCATATTGTTACTCACAGCAAACAAATGTTGAGCAATTATTTCCTCTCCAAAGTTAAGATGATTCAGAACAGTAGACCACAGAAATGTGCACATTTTATAAAGTCCTTATGTCAACGCAGTTACAGACAATAAGCAAACTGAATTAAATGCTTACAATAACATGTTGGAGCCACAGAAAAACATAACTGGAAGATAAACATGCAGCACTACTGAGGCCAGATAATAGCGTAGCTCACAAGCTTCCCTTTAAACCAAGATGGAAACGACATTACattgtgcaaaacaaaacatcacttATAGGTTCAACTCTAAGGGAGGAAATTCCTTTACCCATCCTTtctttttcacataaaaataaaaaacatgtgaaTCAAACACTGGACCCAACATCCCCGATATTTCAAATGAACTTCTGCAATCTTAAAAAACAATCTTTTTGGTGGGAGGCCCAGCCCAAAGCACTTGttcctcatctctctcttttgtaGTCTTATTTAGTGGAGTGCCTCCACACAGATCTGCTCCTCAGTAATGTCATCCAGCAGCTGCACCTCCACAGGGCTGCATGTATCACTGTCATAGACCTCTGTCACCATCAGGGCCTCTTCCTCCAGCCCTTCTCCTTTGCCCTTAAAGCCTTGCTGCTCTGAAGGAGAGGTGCTCTCCACAGACTCCAGGTCTTCAATGCCTGCCCGGTAATGGATCATTAGCAGGGTGAGCGCTTGAAGTCTCTCCCCAGACTTGGCCAAGGCAGTACTAATTAGGGCTTTGCGTCGGGCATCTGTggcctccctctcctccattAGGAGGGCGTTATTGTGCTCCAGCTCCTGGTCAATTTCCTGTTGAAGCTTATCCAGCATCAACTCCAGCTTCTGGGAGCGCTCATCTGTGGGCAGCCCCCGGTACAAGTCACGACCTATCTCCTTCACAGCAATGAACACACTGTCATCCAACCCACCTTCCTTGCGTACAAGTTTACTGCTGCCACAGCTGCTGCCAGGTTGCTTTGAGGGGCTGGCACCACTGGTATAGGTCTCAGTATCACTGCTTTCATTGTCTGAAGTGTTTGGGGTATGCTTCGGTGAGGGTTCCACCACTCCAGGCCCCACATCAGCCACCTGTTCAACCAGCCGAGTCTTGGGCACCTGGCGGAGGTTAAGCAGGCGGGAGCTGGTGTTGATGATATGGCGCGTTAGGCCAGTAGTAGCCCGGTTTATAGTGGATTTGGCTTCAGGGTCAGCTCCACGACGTTCAGTTGCTGCCACACAGAAGGGATTCTCAGCAAGGCACTTGTCCTGACACTTCTTGTGGCAAACGTAGGAACAGATCATACACTGAGATGCCGCCTTGGTCCAAACCTTCTTCTTGCAATATTCACACCAGGTGGGGTTCTGGAACTGGGTGTCCTGGAAGTTGTGACGAACTTCAACTAATTGCATGGTGCTGTAGGCCAGATCATCACGCGGTGCTGAGGGGAtatgctccctctctctctcccttagATCCTCGTCATGGAGACTCCCCTGTCGCTCTCTTTCTGCCAGCCCCCCAGGATACTCTAACTCACCCTCAGCTAAGTAACAGAAGTTCAGAGTGACATCTCCGTAACACAACTTCTCATTGAAGCCCTTGTGGGTGCTGAGGCTGCGTAGCGCGGTGCGGCTGACGTTTGCTCTAGGCTCTGGAGGCCCCAATCTAAAGGTGCTCTGGAACTCTGCTGAAGATGTGGCCATACATTCCAGGGCTACATGCTCCAGCTGGAGGCTGACATGACCCAGGCACAACAAACTGCCAAGCTTAAAGGGATCTTTGCACCACAGGGCCACATTAAGGTACTTCTGATTGCTTTCCACTTCAAAGACCACAGAGGCCTTGGCCCAGTGTGCTGTCTGGTTACGAAACATAGTCTCTGGGGATTCCCAGAAGGAGTGGTCCTCCAGACTGTCCCGTGTGCTGCAGGAGCTCTCTAAAGCTTTGTCCTTTGCTTGATCGGCTTTGCTGCTGCTGGACACAGTAGAAGGGACTGCCAGGTCATCACTGGACTCTGCTGGCTTGGTAGACTGCTTCGCCTCAACCTGTTTGACACATGTCTTCTCAGTGCAAGCCTTGTCTTCATTGGCTCCAATGAGAGGAGCTTTTTCTGGAGATTTTTCAGAAGCGCTGATGATGGTATTTGTGGTAGGAGCAACAGGGGCATTAGTGGTTGTAACAGAATCAATGCCTTCCAAAACGCTGGTTTCTGAGGAGGTTGAAGTCAACCTTATCTGAGGTCTTGGTGGCACTGGGGGGCGAGAAGGAGGCGGCGGCGGGGGGGCAGTGGGGCGTTGCAGACCCTCCCCTGGATCACTACTGGTCTTATGTGGTGAGGGCTTTGGTGATTCTTTGGGCTGGGGCTTTAGTGGTGACTGGAGACCCACTAAGTTTAACTTGCGGTTGAGGATAGGTGATATGGAACCAAGGGGCTTAGAGGCCAAGGTGGCCACAGTCCTTTTGGGGCTTTGGTTTACTGTAAGAAAGGAATCATCCTTAGTGTCACTGGTATTTGTGGCACTTATGTTAGGGCCACCAGTCTGGCTAGGTCTGGAGTCCACAATCAACTCTTCAAATTCAGAGTCCATGTCTTTGCTGTCGGATATGTCAGAAAGGGTGGTGATGGGGGCTGGGTCTTCCTCATAACCCCCTGGCTGCGAAATAAAACCAGTTTCCTCTAGCGGCCCAAACCCTTCTTGAAGCGTTCCCAGGCTTCCAAAAGAGGTAGTCTGGTGACGAACTGGTCTCTCATAAAGTACCACCACCCTGTCTCCAGCCTGCTTCAACAGTTTGGGCACTTGAACCGAAGATGTCACTTTAATACCTGTCAACAGAAACAAGAACAGGAAATGGGATCTCGTCAGTAGTGCAAAGATCTGaatgaaaacattcaaaaatgttttgctaattAAGAACGGGTTAAGTAACACATCTTAACCTCCGATGGCAATCAGGCGATCACCCTTCTGCAGGTCTGCCAAGGCTGCAGGGGAGTTGGGTGTGACCGTCTCAATGCTGACGTGCACTGCATCACCGTCGCTGGCAGGGATGTGTCTGAACGTCATCCCCACACTGCCACATGGCCCCTTGATAACCTCCGTCTGATGCATACATGCAACAAGAGAAAACCGAACAATGAAGACAAGCATTGATTTAGAGGTTTTAACTTATACTTAATATAGTGGTAGCACTGTAGTGTACAAGAACACAATTCATTCATTAAAGATATTTAACCTCCCTTTTCAGTacaaagcagcaaatattttaCTCTTAAAAGGGAGattaagtgattctgcagaaggattgctgATATTtgaactgccaaacaaatacagcGTTCCCTTCAGTGTTCCTTCAGAAGCTCCATCCCCAAGATTTCAAATCTTAGAGGTTTCTCCAGCGTAGATACTCCTTCGCTcttgcctggtcatataactttcttctctgtttatactcttcagacattttcctctttggctgtttctctgccatctctccttcttcacagtgcctggagtccagcactttccaatgttttatttcagagcacacacaaaataaaaagccaGCAAACAGTGGGGAAATATTCTCTGAATTTAACAATAAGTATATTGGATTACAATCTCTAACTATCCCTTTAACTTAATTTTTCAAGCTTCCATGTCTTAATGTTTATGAATAACACTATGGATAtcacattaaaagaaaagatttgagtcatttatatttctctccatcaactaaataaatacattacttGTTCTACATTAACCTTACACCATGGctcactaaaataaataaagatttaaaagcCTGTAGGTGATCATTcaggtatgtgtgtgcgtgtgtgcgtgcgtgtctCCGCAGCTAATCTCGCATACTACTGGACCCATCAGTCTAATATTTTTTGTTGCCTCTCGTGGCTGCAGTAATTCCAGAACCAATTTTATTGACTGTTCTGTTTTACACCGCCAGTCAAGTAATAACATATTTACTAGAGGACAATTCACAATGCATTTATTGCAACAAtacttttattgtgaattgtcgccataaataattgcacatacatttaaacatttctatatGCATACTtacatcaaattcattgatTTTGGATATATTTTAGTAttattgaattgttgaaatattattCACCACACACTCTCcgatgacaaaatgtgcttaaattgtaaaacacagaattcagaaaaattaaCAAGGAAAACacgggaaaaaaaatcaaaaggaaTCTGGGAAAAAATTTAACGCTGATTTCATAGGGTCCTAAAATGATATGCCGTCTCTACAAAACAATAGGAATGACAATAAACTGACAAGTAGACAAATGCTTGAAGTGCAACACTGACATCTGCCTCCAACACTCTGATGAGAGAGAGGGTAGCAATTCTGTGGCAGAAGAGAGAGCTACAATTAAACCCCCACCCGCCTTAATAACAGCCACCTCACACAGTCCAAGTCATATATCCCACAACACACCTGTTGTGATGCGGAGGTGACCTGCTTTACGCCTGACAGGTCGTCTATCAAATGACAGCACTTGTACAGTAGCAACACATTCACGACTCCTACGCTGATGATCATGGTTGTATGTAAACCCAATTTTAACTGTAATTGGTCGAAATTGTCAGCTTACTGGCGGCAGATATGGCGGAATTTTTCTGGGTACAGAGAAAGGGCTaaatgaggaggaagagaaaggatGAAGACTGTACAGGTGTCCTGGTTTAAAAGGCAGAAACCGTGTGTAGACAGAGACAAATGACTGCAATTTCCCCTGCTGTCATTTGTTACAGTTCTGTTGGAAGGCAGTGATTGAGGTAGGGCTAGCTTTAAATAAGCAGATGATCTATACAAGCTGGCGGGAGTTGACTCAAGGCTGACATACGGTCTTCATCCATTCTAATGGTAGCCTAGTTAGTAAACAACCAAGACACTAGGCTTCACTAAAACTATACTCCATCTATACCTATACTGACAATAACATACAGCTCACTCTGTAAGTACCGAGCTGAGTGcaggaaacaaaaaaatgtttgaccAAATGATGCTGCAGTGTTACGGTTATAAGATAAAGCAAACTGGAAATGAGAGAAAACATGACAAATATTTTCACTAAGGTGGAACATATTGTAACCTAAGGTCACAAGGGGTTGAGTATGGCAGAAACTTTGCCAAAGTTTAGTGAGATCTGATCATTAGCATAATTGATGCAAACAAACCGCTATATAACATATTCAGCTCCAAGACTACAAAAATACTTCAAGTCCTGTTGTCGGAAATCAGTAAATGAAAGCAGAAAAATTTTAGCAGTGTCAGTATTAGTGGACCCAGAGCAGTCCCTCACTGTGACAGAAATAAGAAGAACAGCGTAACATGAAGTTAGATAcgaaaaaattactttaaaaaaagcgATTCCCAAAGTGTGATGGGTGCGCGACAGGAAAAATGGAATGGTGGTGTAGTAGTGCGATAACTACAATTAATTTTTGTGGAATTTGTCATGAAAAAAAACCCCCTGAaataaaacttttctttataaatttaattttaaattaaaaacattagtaGAAGGGTTGCctaaaaagtttgggaaccgcTGCTATAGCAGATGACGTTAGATGGATGAGAGAATATTATACAGTTGGTGATGTCACACTGTTGGGAGGAGAATAGTACTTAAAAGACCTAACTTAGATGTcttttgaagaatgaggagaggaagctagcgAAGCGTTGAGAGTGTGAGTAAAGATCATTAGTACTGCACTGATATTAATGATGTTTTAGTAACAGTgctcattcattcagcagcggtgAGTCGCCGCATATATGTGGAACAtgtctctgttatgtgcacgtCAACATTAAtatatcaattaacatttacgTAGATAATTGATTTTTGACATCTGTGAATCAAAAAAAATACCCACCTTTAAtagttgagcatatttacagAACAAACCTTGCCAGTGAACtatgagggcaaaaaaacaaaacccaaaaacaaaataatcgttcATAAATCGTGGTAATCGAAGTCAAATGTTCAGTTAATGTGATTTTAGGTCAAATGGTCCAGCCCTATGCTGAACAGAATATTAAttttgcagtttattttgaaaatgtaatttaattagaTGGTTGATTTTGGTAACATTTATTCTTCAGATTAATTCAGAgtaattcatcatcatcatcatcatcatcatcattaggtCTGTGTTTTTCCCCCTGTAGAGAAAGGCAGACTGTTTGTACATTACAGTACTGgaccaataaataaaattccAATACGAGAAAACTGGTGAGTCTTCCTAAATCACTTTTACGTGCCacttaacaacaaatatgttcaTATGAGCGGCTCCTAGATACACACTGTCTCCAATATATTAATTAAGGCTTTATATGttatattttctgatattttaagGACTTGTGAATACCCTTTCCTTGCTAAGAGTTTCTGCATCACCATTTgaggtgtttatgtgtgtgtgtgtctcgaGGTTTAATCTGATCTGGTCATGTTACAGCTCTTCCATGAAGACTATAACTACATTGCAGAGGCAACATGCTGCTGTGGGGGAGAATGTGGAGGCTAAAGGCCAATTCTGCTTCACATCACACAATGACCATTACTTAGTGTGTAGGTAGGTTCTGTTGACTCTGAGTCTCAAGGCTGTATAAAACAACAGGAGAGGCAAAATCACAGGCATAGAAAGACTCAAAACATCATAATCAAACAGATCAAATCAAGAGAAAAACTGTGCACAATCTCGCTTTGTTTTAAAGATAACCTGGTTTAAAGTGA is part of the Micropterus dolomieu isolate WLL.071019.BEF.003 ecotype Adirondacks linkage group LG15, ASM2129224v1, whole genome shotgun sequence genome and harbors:
- the pdzd8 gene encoding PDZ domain-containing protein 8: MIYVILISAFSGAVVTLILQFLLIYRRSPEPIGRTVQYVKVVPDNALKDYFNTHHAEPGQQQQDSPASASSKQQEAVSARQPEAAVISGSPKQQPPPPSQSEPADAAKPETCNFLNAIFLFLFRELRDTPAVRHWLTKKIKVEFEELLQTKTAGRLLEGLSLRDFSLGNSLPVFKTAKLMKPVHLNEDGMPDELNFEVDIEYNGGFHLAIDVELVFGKSAYLFVKMRRVVGRLRLQFTRMPFSHWSFSFLEDPLVDFEAKSQFEGRPLPQLTSIIVNQLKRVIKKKHTLPNYKIRYKPFFPFQVQPPLGPACDLDLSVQDSRLVEGRLKVTLTECSRLFILGSYDRETYVHCTLELSSHEWKEKTRSSIKRTEVIKGPCGSVGMTFRHIPASDGDAVHVSIETVTPNSPAALADLQKGDRLIAIGGIKVTSSVQVPKLLKQAGDRVVVLYERPVRHQTTSFGSLGTLQEGFGPLEETGFISQPGGYEEDPAPITTLSDISDSKDMDSEFEELIVDSRPSQTGGPNISATNTSDTKDDSFLTVNQSPKRTVATLASKPLGSISPILNRKLNLVGLQSPLKPQPKESPKPSPHKTSSDPGEGLQRPTAPPPPPPSRPPVPPRPQIRLTSTSSETSVLEGIDSVTTTNAPVAPTTNTIISASEKSPEKAPLIGANEDKACTEKTCVKQVEAKQSTKPAESSDDLAVPSTVSSSSKADQAKDKALESSCSTRDSLEDHSFWESPETMFRNQTAHWAKASVVFEVESNQKYLNVALWCKDPFKLGSLLCLGHVSLQLEHVALECMATSSAEFQSTFRLGPPEPRANVSRTALRSLSTHKGFNEKLCYGDVTLNFCYLAEGELEYPGGLAERERQGSLHDEDLREREREHIPSAPRDDLAYSTMQLVEVRHNFQDTQFQNPTWCEYCKKKVWTKAASQCMICSYVCHKKCQDKCLAENPFCVAATERRGADPEAKSTINRATTGLTRHIINTSSRLLNLRQVPKTRLVEQVADVGPGVVEPSPKHTPNTSDNESSDTETYTSGASPSKQPGSSCGSSKLVRKEGGLDDSVFIAVKEIGRDLYRGLPTDERSQKLELMLDKLQQEIDQELEHNNALLMEEREATDARRKALISTALAKSGERLQALTLLMIHYRAGIEDLESVESTSPSEQQGFKGKGEGLEEEALMVTEVYDSDTCSPVEVQLLDDITEEQICVEALH